One Paracoccaceae bacterium genomic region harbors:
- a CDS encoding Na+/H+ antiporter subunit E, producing the protein MLKRLFPHPYLTVLLIITWMLLVNGTKLGSLVFAVILGIVIPLLTSPYWPNAPRLRNIPAIIDYVMIVLWDIVVSNVVVARIVLFKPNGRLQPAWVTIPLDLRTPEAITVLAGTITMTPGTVTADMSGCGRALLVHCLHAPDPDSVRDGIKDRYETRLKRIFE; encoded by the coding sequence ATGCTGAAACGCCTGTTCCCGCATCCCTATCTGACGGTCCTGCTGATTATCACCTGGATGCTCCTGGTGAATGGCACCAAGCTGGGCAGCCTTGTCTTTGCTGTCATACTCGGCATCGTGATTCCGCTGCTGACCTCGCCCTACTGGCCGAACGCACCACGCCTGCGGAACATCCCGGCGATCATCGACTACGTCATGATCGTGCTTTGGGACATCGTGGTGTCGAACGTCGTGGTCGCGCGGATCGTGCTGTTCAAGCCGAACGGCCGCCTGCAGCCGGCATGGGTCACAATCCCGCTGGACCTGCGCACCCCCGAGGCCATCACGGTTCTTGCGGGCACCATTACCATGACACCTGGCACCGTGACCGCCGACATGTCGGGCTGCGGGCGGGCGCTTCTGGTGCACTGCCTGCACGCCCCTGATCCGGACTCGGTCCGGGACGGGATCAAGGACCGCTATGAGACACGGCTGAAGAGGATCTTCGAATGA
- a CDS encoding Na+/H+ antiporter subunit G produces MNPAWEYAIAALLVAAGVFGLVGSFGLIKLPDTMTRLHAPTKATTLGVGGVLIASMAYFWAAEGKVSWHELMITMFLFLTAPITANLIAKAQIHRTKMEDQLPPTGTGRSWATFDPEAASAVDDGKEAPR; encoded by the coding sequence ATGAATCCGGCCTGGGAATACGCGATCGCGGCGCTGCTGGTGGCAGCGGGCGTCTTTGGCCTTGTGGGCTCATTCGGGCTCATCAAGCTGCCCGACACGATGACGCGCCTGCATGCTCCGACAAAGGCAACCACGCTGGGGGTGGGCGGCGTGCTGATCGCTTCGATGGCCTATTTCTGGGCGGCCGAGGGCAAGGTGTCGTGGCACGAGCTGATGATCACGATGTTCCTGTTCCTGACCGCACCGATCACCGCGAACCTGATCGCCAAGGCCCAGATCCATCGCACGAAGATGGAGGATCAGCTGCCCCCAACAGGCACCGGACGTTCCTGGGCCACCTTCGACCCCGAGGCGGCGTCTGCCGTGGACGACGGCAAGGAAGCGCCGCGCTGA
- a CDS encoding aldehyde dehydrogenase family protein, with translation MTIRDIFDSLAYGPAPEGATEAMAWLDRHGRRFGHWIDGAFTAPGDTFATRNPATGTDLAEVTQGTVDDVGRAVAAARRAQPKWARLAPHARARYLYALGRLVQKHSRLLAVLETLDNGKPIRESRDIDVPLVARHFGYHAGMAQLLPDAFRGMAPHGVCAAVIPWNFPLLMLAWKVAPALAAGNTVVLKPAEWTPLTALLFAEMSREAGLPKGVLNIVTGDGATGAELVNAPVDKVAFTGSTDVGRLIRAATAGTGKALTLELGGKSPYIVFDDADLDSAVEGLVDAIWFNGGQVCCAGSRLLVQEGVAERFHLKLRRRMDGLRIGDPLDKCIDVGAVVHLEQRARIAAMVDANSEGETHRATGTLPPTGCYYPPTLISGLSPANPLMQEEIFGPVLVSSTFRTPEEAVAMANNTRYGLAASIWTENVNLALDMAPKLRAGVVWINATNLFDAAAGFGGVKESGFGREGGWEGMLAYLRPGASTKPLKPLAAAPEPRDPQTPTMDRTAKLFVGGKQVRPDGGHSRAIWSPRGRLLGHAGIGNRKDIRNAVEAAQAAKGWARATAWNRAQVLYYIAENLSARADEFAARLSDLTGRQGRAEVDAAIEHLFTFAALADKFDGAARAVPMRGMALALNEPAGVIGIVAPDDAPLLGLVALVAPAIAMGNTVVAVPSEPFPLAATDLYQVLETSDVPPGVVNIITGRHSELADTLARHLDVDAVWCFSSTDLSGTVERHAAGNLKRTWVNNGRSTDWAALDPRIALRQATAVKTVWVPYGE, from the coding sequence ATGACGATCCGCGACATCTTCGACAGCCTGGCCTACGGTCCCGCCCCCGAAGGCGCGACCGAGGCAATGGCCTGGCTGGACCGTCATGGCCGCCGTTTCGGCCACTGGATCGATGGCGCGTTCACGGCACCGGGCGACACCTTCGCCACCCGGAACCCTGCGACGGGAACCGACCTTGCCGAGGTGACGCAGGGCACCGTTGACGATGTCGGCCGCGCAGTGGCGGCAGCCCGCCGCGCCCAGCCGAAATGGGCGCGTCTCGCTCCGCATGCCCGTGCAAGATATCTGTACGCCCTGGGTCGGCTGGTGCAGAAGCACAGCCGCCTTCTTGCCGTTCTGGAAACGCTGGACAACGGCAAGCCCATCCGCGAAAGCCGCGACATCGACGTGCCGCTTGTCGCACGGCATTTCGGATACCACGCAGGCATGGCGCAGCTTCTGCCGGACGCTTTCCGGGGCATGGCGCCGCATGGTGTCTGCGCGGCTGTGATACCCTGGAACTTTCCGCTTCTGATGCTGGCCTGGAAGGTCGCGCCCGCATTAGCCGCCGGCAACACAGTCGTCCTGAAGCCTGCTGAGTGGACACCGCTGACGGCCCTTCTGTTCGCCGAAATGAGCCGAGAGGCCGGGTTGCCGAAGGGTGTGCTGAACATCGTCACGGGTGACGGCGCGACGGGTGCGGAACTGGTCAACGCGCCGGTGGACAAGGTCGCCTTTACGGGCTCGACCGATGTCGGGCGCCTGATCCGCGCGGCTACAGCCGGAACAGGCAAGGCCCTCACGCTCGAACTGGGTGGCAAGTCGCCCTACATCGTTTTCGATGACGCCGATCTCGACTCGGCAGTCGAGGGACTGGTGGACGCGATCTGGTTCAACGGCGGCCAGGTCTGCTGCGCGGGTTCGCGCCTTCTGGTTCAGGAAGGGGTCGCGGAACGTTTCCACCTCAAGCTGAGACGCCGCATGGACGGCCTGCGCATCGGCGATCCGCTGGACAAGTGCATCGACGTCGGCGCGGTTGTTCACCTCGAACAGCGGGCGCGCATCGCAGCGATGGTCGATGCCAATTCGGAAGGTGAGACCCATCGGGCCACCGGCACGCTGCCACCGACGGGATGCTACTATCCGCCAACGCTGATCTCCGGCCTGTCGCCTGCCAATCCGCTGATGCAGGAAGAGATATTCGGCCCGGTGCTGGTATCCTCGACCTTCCGCACTCCGGAAGAGGCGGTGGCGATGGCCAACAACACACGCTATGGCCTTGCCGCCAGCATCTGGACCGAGAACGTGAACCTCGCACTCGACATGGCGCCCAAACTTCGGGCGGGCGTCGTCTGGATCAATGCGACAAACCTGTTTGATGCCGCTGCCGGGTTCGGCGGGGTGAAGGAGTCGGGTTTCGGCCGCGAGGGCGGATGGGAAGGCATGCTCGCGTACCTGCGCCCCGGCGCCAGTACAAAGCCGTTGAAGCCCCTGGCCGCCGCACCCGAACCGCGTGACCCGCAGACACCCACGATGGATCGCACCGCAAAGCTGTTCGTCGGGGGAAAGCAGGTCCGGCCTGATGGCGGACATTCACGTGCGATCTGGTCGCCGCGCGGCAGGCTTCTGGGTCACGCAGGCATTGGCAACCGCAAGGACATCCGGAACGCTGTCGAGGCCGCACAGGCGGCCAAGGGTTGGGCCAGAGCCACAGCCTGGAATCGTGCGCAGGTGCTGTACTACATCGCCGAGAACCTCTCTGCCCGGGCCGACGAGTTTGCAGCGCGCCTGTCGGATCTGACGGGACGACAGGGAAGGGCCGAGGTGGACGCCGCTATCGAACACCTGTTCACATTTGCAGCCCTTGCCGACAAGTTCGATGGTGCAGCCCGCGCAGTGCCCATGCGCGGCATGGCGCTTGCCCTGAACGAACCGGCGGGCGTCATCGGCATTGTCGCGCCCGACGATGCGCCGCTGCTGGGACTGGTGGCTCTGGTCGCGCCCGCGATCGCGATGGGCAATACCGTGGTGGCCGTGCCATCGGAACCGTTCCCACTGGCGGCGACGGACCTCTATCAGGTCCTTGAAACCTCGGATGTGCCGCCGGGCGTTGTGAACATCATCACGGGACGGCATTCTGAGCTCGCCGATACGCTGGCGCGGCACCTCGATGTCGACGCGGTCTGGTGCTTTTCGTCGACGGACCTGTCAGGCACGGTCGAACGGCATGCCGCCGGCAACCTGAAGCGAACCTGGGTCAACAACGGTCGGTCAACGGACTGGGCCGCCCTCGACCCCCGTATTGCATTGCGGCAGGCGACGGCCGTCAAGACGGTGTGGGTGCCCTACGGTGAATAG
- the deoC gene encoding deoxyribose-phosphate aldolase, whose protein sequence is MQTETVSRTHLPQVSAHHHARNPGMELDLDWVATVQANTSAIERRTATLPGRRSVKKEWQAAWLLKAISLIDLTTLSGDDTPGRVRRLCAKARQPVSPGMLDRLGLAGLTVGAVCVYHDMVETAVRALEGTAIPVAAVSTGFPAGLSPYRLRLAEIGESVKAGAREIDIVISRRHVLTQNWHALYDEMREMREACGSAHVKAILATGELGTLRNVARASLVCMMGGADFIKTSTGKEAVNATLPVSLTMIRAIRDYQDRTGMKVGYKPAGGIAKAKDALLYLSLMRDELGLPWCQPDLFRFGASSLLGDIERQLEHHLTGTYSAAHRHAMG, encoded by the coding sequence ATGCAGACCGAAACCGTTTCACGCACACACCTGCCTCAGGTTTCTGCGCACCATCATGCCCGAAACCCGGGCATGGAGCTTGATCTCGACTGGGTGGCGACGGTTCAGGCGAACACTTCGGCCATCGAGCGCCGCACTGCAACGCTGCCCGGCCGCCGCTCGGTCAAGAAGGAGTGGCAGGCGGCATGGTTGCTCAAGGCAATCAGCCTGATCGACCTGACGACGCTGTCGGGGGACGACACGCCGGGCCGGGTACGTCGGCTGTGTGCAAAGGCACGCCAACCGGTATCGCCCGGCATGCTTGACCGGCTTGGCCTGGCGGGCCTGACCGTCGGCGCCGTCTGCGTCTATCATGACATGGTCGAGACCGCTGTCCGTGCCCTGGAAGGGACGGCAATCCCGGTGGCCGCGGTCTCGACGGGTTTTCCGGCCGGGTTGTCCCCCTATCGTCTGCGGCTCGCCGAGATCGGCGAGAGCGTGAAGGCGGGCGCCCGAGAGATCGACATCGTGATCTCGCGCCGCCATGTGCTGACACAGAACTGGCATGCTCTCTACGACGAGATGCGTGAAATGCGTGAGGCCTGCGGGTCCGCGCATGTAAAGGCGATCCTGGCAACAGGTGAGCTTGGCACGCTGCGCAATGTGGCCCGCGCCAGCCTGGTGTGCATGATGGGGGGCGCCGATTTCATCAAGACATCAACCGGCAAGGAAGCGGTGAATGCCACGTTGCCGGTCAGCCTGACAATGATCCGCGCGATCCGCGACTATCAGGACAGGACCGGCATGAAGGTGGGATACAAACCTGCAGGCGGCATAGCCAAGGCAAAGGACGCACTTCTTTACCTTTCACTGATGCGTGATGAACTGGGCCTGCCATGGTGCCAGCCCGACTTGTTCCGCTTCGGCGCATCCAGCCTTCTGGGCGACATCGAACGTCAACTGGAACATCACCTGACGGGAACCTATTCGGCAGCGCACCGCCATGCGATGGGGTAG
- a CDS encoding Na+/H+ antiporter subunit C → MEALIASAIGIMTASGVYLILRKRTFPVIVGLAMLTYAVNVFLFITGRLAINLPPVIDYAAPGYTDPLPQALVLTAIVISFGMTAVIVMMALGAFLEKGDDRVDMDETGTDGPEAGK, encoded by the coding sequence ATGGAAGCACTGATCGCCTCCGCCATCGGCATCATGACCGCGTCGGGTGTCTATCTGATCCTCCGCAAACGCACCTTTCCGGTGATCGTCGGGCTGGCCATGCTGACCTATGCGGTCAACGTGTTCCTGTTCATAACCGGCAGGCTTGCGATCAACTTGCCCCCTGTCATCGACTATGCAGCACCGGGATACACCGACCCGCTGCCGCAGGCACTGGTCCTGACGGCCATCGTGATCTCGTTCGGGATGACTGCCGTGATCGTGATGATGGCGCTCGGGGCTTTCCTCGAAAAGGGCGACGACCGGGTGGATATGGACGAAACCGGCACCGATGGACCGGAGGCCGGCAAATGA
- a CDS encoding monovalent cation/H+ antiporter subunit D yields MNHWIIAPVVLPAMVAPLIVLAMRHDLLLQRVFSVAATVALVLISGGLLWMASHNPPMVYFLGDWPAPFGIVLVLDRLSAVMVALTAVLALIVQLYAIGTGWDARGRHFHSLWQFQLMGICGAFLTGDAFNLFVFFEVLLIASYGLMIHGGGRDRLRAGVQYIGYNLVGSTLFLFALGSVYAVTGTLNMADIAVKVAALPEGDTALLRVAAILLILVFAIKGALVPLQFWLPGTYANAPGPVAALFAIMTKVGAYAIIRMYTLAFPPDTPATGTLFADLLMPAALITLAIGAIGVIGATGLARQAAFAAVASMGTLFIAVATFTPQGTAAALYYLIHSTLAGAALFLIVDMVISRRGTDQSVTALPPIPQNGLLAALFFAAAIAMAGMPPLSGFLGKLLVMDATRASGMVVIWSVILVTSLITIMGFGRTGSTVFWKAHASPADHVDHPTEGLAVTCIFALLACLVLMTVLAGQIDIFLNATAAELYDRAAYIEAVLARAAEGG; encoded by the coding sequence ATGAACCACTGGATCATTGCGCCCGTGGTACTGCCCGCAATGGTGGCACCGCTGATCGTGCTGGCGATGCGGCATGACCTGTTGCTGCAACGTGTGTTCTCGGTAGCGGCAACCGTGGCGCTCGTGCTGATCTCCGGCGGGCTGCTGTGGATGGCATCGCACAATCCCCCGATGGTCTATTTCCTGGGCGACTGGCCTGCCCCCTTCGGCATCGTCCTGGTGCTGGACCGCCTGTCGGCGGTGATGGTTGCCCTGACGGCTGTCCTGGCGCTGATCGTGCAGCTTTATGCCATCGGCACCGGATGGGACGCGCGGGGGCGGCATTTCCACTCGCTGTGGCAGTTTCAGCTGATGGGGATCTGCGGCGCCTTCCTGACTGGTGACGCCTTCAACCTGTTCGTGTTCTTCGAGGTGCTGCTCATCGCCAGCTACGGGCTGATGATCCATGGCGGCGGGCGTGACCGCTTGCGGGCGGGGGTGCAGTATATCGGCTACAATCTGGTTGGCTCGACGCTGTTCCTGTTCGCTCTCGGTTCGGTCTATGCGGTGACCGGTACGCTGAACATGGCCGACATTGCCGTCAAGGTGGCGGCCCTGCCCGAAGGCGACACGGCGCTGCTGCGCGTTGCGGCGATCCTTCTGATCCTCGTTTTCGCCATCAAGGGCGCACTTGTCCCGCTGCAGTTCTGGCTGCCTGGCACCTATGCCAACGCGCCGGGGCCGGTGGCCGCGCTTTTCGCCATCATGACCAAGGTCGGCGCCTATGCGATCATCCGCATGTACACGCTGGCGTTCCCGCCCGACACACCTGCAACCGGCACGCTGTTCGCCGACCTGCTGATGCCCGCCGCCCTGATCACCCTTGCCATTGGCGCGATCGGTGTGATCGGTGCCACGGGCCTTGCCCGGCAGGCTGCGTTTGCCGCTGTCGCCTCGATGGGCACGCTGTTCATCGCGGTGGCCACCTTTACACCTCAGGGCACGGCGGCGGCGCTGTATTACCTGATCCATTCCACCCTGGCAGGCGCGGCGCTGTTCCTGATTGTGGACATGGTGATCTCGCGCCGCGGCACGGACCAGTCAGTCACCGCGCTGCCCCCGATTCCGCAGAACGGGCTCTTGGCGGCACTGTTCTTTGCCGCCGCGATCGCGATGGCGGGGATGCCGCCACTGTCAGGCTTCCTGGGCAAGCTTCTGGTGATGGACGCCACGCGGGCAAGCGGGATGGTCGTGATCTGGTCTGTGATCCTGGTCACCTCGCTCATCACCATCATGGGTTTCGGTCGGACCGGTTCGACGGTGTTCTGGAAGGCCCATGCGAGCCCGGCCGATCATGTCGACCACCCGACGGAGGGCCTGGCCGTCACCTGCATCTTCGCGCTGCTGGCGTGCCTCGTTCTGATGACCGTGCTTGCCGGACAGATTGACATTTTCCTGAACGCCACGGCAGCCGAACTGTATGATCGCGCGGCCTACATCGAAGCGGTCTTGGCACGCGCGGCAGAGGGGGGTTGA
- a CDS encoding monovalent cation/H+ antiporter subunit A, whose amino-acid sequence MSLALIAALPFIGALLPGLMIRAGRNACAIAAGSATTLALILLGLNAPAIFRGEVIQWRAEWLPGLGLNANFFLDGLGLLFAGLILGIGLLIILYARFYLSKSDPMGQFYTYLMLFQGAMVGIVLSDNILLLLIFWELTSLSSFLLIGYWKHLPEGRQGARMALTVTGSGGLAMIAGMLILGNIAGSYDLSVILTQKELIQASEWYLPALILILLGCFTKSAQFPFHFWLPHAMAAPTPVSAYLHSATMVKAGLFLMARMWPVLAGTEAWFLIVSTAGLITMVLGAKIAIFKDDLKALLAFSTVSHLGLITMLLGLGTPEAAVVAVFHIINHATFKAALFMSAGIVDHEAHTRDIRRLGGLRGLMPITFTIVCIAALSMAGIPPLNGFLSKEMMLEETVHTLWWNSPWLLPALATVGAMFSVAYSFRLIAHVFLGPQRDDYPHHPHDPGFGMWAAPALLAVLVVLIGLFPMTMTGDLVKVVAGAVTGEDIAVKIYHWHGLVPALFLSIFAVGAGLMILGLHRPLADLWNRTPRPEAKAIFDAVVEPLATLSRQTTDALHDGRLTKYLAIATIAIVAAGAFAFLGAPHLPGTRTMTPVPAVTAVGWALLTGTSLALFAFHRNRLLTLVLVGVVGLMVSVGFAYFSAPDLALTQITVEVATIVLLLLALNFLPKHTPVESSQARRLRDGGIATVAGVAVAALAYALMTRDFAFPTISDYHLANSKPGGGGTNVVNVILVDFRGYDTFGEIIVLGIAALGIFALTETLLRPGPANDRLLAWVPDQRRAGDRHPLMMVVATRLMLPIALMVGVYIFLRGHNQPGGGFIAGLVVSIALVMQYMASGFAWTQARQRIDYHAVIGAGVLTAGACGIGAWFSGTPFLTSAFGYVNLPPLEEFELATAMIFDTGVFLCVVGAVMLALASLSRLAIRAGETVNVKPFEIDPSAGRKAEV is encoded by the coding sequence ATGTCCCTTGCCCTGATCGCGGCACTGCCCTTCATCGGGGCGCTTCTGCCCGGCCTCATGATCCGCGCCGGGCGCAACGCCTGCGCAATCGCTGCCGGATCGGCCACGACGCTCGCATTGATCCTGCTGGGTCTGAATGCACCGGCGATATTTCGCGGCGAGGTGATCCAGTGGCGGGCAGAATGGCTGCCCGGGCTGGGTCTGAACGCCAACTTCTTTCTCGATGGGCTTGGCCTGCTGTTCGCGGGGCTGATCCTGGGGATTGGCCTTCTGATCATCCTCTATGCCCGCTTCTACCTGTCGAAATCCGACCCGATGGGGCAGTTCTACACCTATCTCATGCTGTTCCAGGGCGCGATGGTCGGCATCGTCCTGTCCGACAACATCCTTTTGCTGCTGATCTTCTGGGAACTGACCTCGCTGTCGTCGTTCCTGTTGATCGGCTACTGGAAGCACCTGCCCGAAGGTCGACAGGGCGCGCGCATGGCACTTACCGTGACGGGGTCGGGCGGACTTGCGATGATTGCCGGCATGCTGATCCTGGGAAACATCGCAGGGTCTTACGACCTGTCGGTGATCCTGACGCAGAAGGAGCTTATTCAGGCGTCGGAATGGTATCTGCCCGCGCTCATCCTGATCCTGCTGGGGTGCTTCACCAAATCGGCACAGTTCCCGTTCCATTTCTGGCTGCCGCACGCCATGGCCGCGCCCACACCCGTGTCGGCCTACCTGCATTCGGCCACGATGGTGAAAGCCGGCCTGTTCCTGATGGCGCGGATGTGGCCGGTTCTGGCGGGGACCGAGGCATGGTTCCTGATCGTTTCGACGGCCGGGCTGATCACCATGGTGCTGGGTGCCAAGATCGCCATCTTCAAGGACGACCTGAAGGCGCTGCTCGCATTCTCGACGGTCAGCCATCTTGGACTGATCACCATGCTGCTGGGTCTGGGCACGCCCGAGGCGGCGGTGGTTGCCGTGTTCCACATCATCAACCATGCAACATTCAAGGCCGCGCTCTTCATGTCCGCGGGCATCGTCGACCACGAGGCACATACCCGAGACATCAGGCGCCTCGGCGGCCTGCGCGGCCTGATGCCCATCACCTTCACGATCGTCTGCATCGCGGCACTTTCAATGGCAGGTATCCCGCCGCTCAACGGCTTCCTGTCCAAGGAAATGATGCTCGAGGAAACCGTCCACACGCTTTGGTGGAACTCGCCCTGGCTGTTGCCTGCACTCGCTACCGTCGGTGCAATGTTCTCGGTCGCCTACAGCTTCCGACTGATTGCGCATGTGTTCCTCGGGCCGCAACGCGATGACTATCCCCACCACCCGCATGATCCGGGCTTCGGAATGTGGGCGGCGCCCGCGCTGCTTGCGGTTCTGGTGGTTCTGATTGGCCTTTTCCCGATGACCATGACCGGCGACCTTGTGAAGGTCGTCGCCGGAGCCGTGACTGGCGAGGACATCGCTGTGAAGATCTATCACTGGCACGGGCTCGTGCCGGCCCTGTTCCTGTCGATCTTTGCTGTCGGGGCGGGCCTGATGATCCTTGGACTGCACCGGCCGCTTGCCGACCTGTGGAACCGCACCCCGCGGCCCGAGGCCAAGGCCATCTTCGATGCCGTCGTCGAGCCGCTTGCAACCCTGTCGCGCCAGACGACGGATGCACTGCATGACGGGCGGCTGACCAAGTATCTGGCCATCGCCACGATCGCAATCGTGGCGGCGGGTGCATTTGCCTTTCTCGGAGCGCCGCACCTGCCCGGCACGCGGACGATGACACCGGTGCCAGCGGTGACCGCGGTAGGCTGGGCCCTTCTGACGGGCACGTCGCTGGCACTGTTCGCATTCCATCGCAACCGGCTGCTTACACTGGTTCTCGTCGGTGTCGTGGGCCTCATGGTATCGGTGGGCTTTGCCTATTTCTCCGCCCCCGACCTGGCGCTGACGCAGATAACGGTCGAGGTCGCGACCATCGTCCTGCTGCTGCTGGCGCTGAACTTCCTGCCCAAGCACACACCGGTCGAAAGCTCGCAGGCACGACGCCTGCGTGACGGCGGCATCGCGACCGTCGCGGGCGTGGCGGTGGCGGCACTTGCCTATGCGCTGATGACGCGCGACTTCGCCTTCCCGACAATCTCGGACTACCATCTGGCGAACTCCAAGCCTGGCGGTGGCGGCACCAACGTGGTGAACGTGATCCTTGTCGACTTCCGCGGCTACGACACCTTTGGCGAGATCATCGTGCTGGGGATCGCGGCACTCGGGATATTCGCGCTGACAGAGACGCTGCTGCGCCCGGGGCCGGCGAACGACCGGCTGCTGGCCTGGGTGCCGGACCAAAGGCGCGCGGGCGACCGCCACCCGCTGATGATGGTGGTTGCCACACGACTGATGCTGCCGATCGCGCTGATGGTTGGCGTCTACATCTTCCTGCGCGGCCATAACCAGCCGGGCGGCGGGTTCATCGCCGGGCTTGTCGTTTCGATCGCGCTTGTCATGCAGTACATGGCGAGCGGCTTTGCCTGGACACAGGCGCGCCAGCGCATCGACTATCATGCGGTGATCGGTGCCGGGGTGCTGACGGCCGGGGCATGCGGGATCGGCGCGTGGTTCTCCGGCACACCCTTCCTCACCTCGGCATTCGGCTACGTGAACCTGCCGCCGCTGGAAGAGTTCGAGCTTGCAACGGCGATGATCTTTGACACCGGCGTGTTCCTCTGCGTCGTCGGGGCGGTGATGCTGGCTCTTGCCTCGCTTTCGCGCCTGGCCATACGCGCGGGCGAAACGGTGAACGTGAAGCCCTTCGAGATCGACCCCTCGGCGGGGCGGAAGGCAGAGGTCTGA
- a CDS encoding K+/H+ antiporter subunit F — protein MTVMGAALTFSFACFGLGLLMNLWRIFRAPGVPDRILALDTMVINVIALIILYGISAGSGVYFEAAMLFAMTGFVSTVAYAKFILRGDIIE, from the coding sequence ATGACGGTCATGGGCGCCGCGCTGACGTTTTCCTTTGCCTGCTTCGGTCTTGGCCTGTTGATGAACCTGTGGCGCATCTTTCGCGCACCGGGCGTGCCGGACCGCATTCTTGCGCTCGACACGATGGTGATCAACGTGATCGCGCTGATCATCCTCTACGGCATCTCTGCCGGGTCGGGCGTGTATTTCGAGGCTGCGATGCTGTTCGCCATGACGGGCTTCGTTTCTACCGTGGCCTATGCGAAGTTCATCCTGCGCGGCGACATCATCGAGTGA
- the ccoS gene encoding cbb3-type cytochrome oxidase assembly protein CcoS translates to MEILTILIPVSLFLGGVGLAAFFWALRKGQFDDPDGNAHRILRTDYDDKPKQ, encoded by the coding sequence ATGGAGATTCTCACGATCCTGATCCCCGTGTCACTCTTCCTGGGCGGAGTGGGGCTCGCCGCGTTCTTCTGGGCCCTGCGCAAGGGCCAGTTCGATGATCCTGACGGCAACGCGCACCGGATCCTGCGGACGGACTACGACGACAAACCCAAACAGTAA